AGGGCTGTGGCGAGGTCGGGTGCCTTCACGAGGAGCCCCGGACCCGGGAGTCGCCCGCCCGCCCTCATCGGTAAGAACGAGAAGGACGGCGACGGGATGCTGCAGCCGCGGGGAAGAGGGTGTCTGCGCCGATGCGGAGCTCGGTTCCGCTCCTGTTCTCCCTCGGTGCGGGACCCTCGCTCGGAGCGAGTAGCCTCGCAGCGGACGAGAGAGGGAGTGGCACGGTGAGCCAACCTGTGCACGACGGAGTCGAGCTGATCCCCCGGCCCGAACGGAATCCGGCCGCGCTCAAGTTGCCCTGGCCGTCGTTGTCGCGGACCGTCTCCCCGAGATGATCGACGGGCAGACGGAGGCGATGGCGGAGGCCATCACCACCGGCAGTGTCCAGCCGATCCGTTCGTTCGTCGCGCACTGGGCCGCCGTCGTGGAGATCGAGCGCCATCCGGCCACCGCCCGGACCTACCACCGGGCGAACTACCTGGCCAACCACGCCGGCGCCGTCCAGGAGTGCCGCCGGCACGCGGCCACCGTCGCCGAGCTCTACCGCGCCGCCTATGCGGTGGTGAACGCGTGACCCGGAGCTGGAAGTACCTGCCCAACGAGCAGCACGTCGCCGCCGGATGCCCGACCGGCTTCTTCGCGGCCGTCGAGCAGCGGGCCGCTGAACTCGTCCGGGCTGCCGAGGCGCTCTACCTCGACGGCACGTCCTACCAGGGCAGCGGAGAGCCGATGCGCTACCTCGACGTCGCCGGCGGCCTGCTCGCCCACTATGTCGCCCCACGCCTGGAGCTCGTCGTCTGCCAGGTCACGCCGTCGCCAACGCCCTTGACGTGCCAGGCTCCTGAACGGACGTCAGCGATTCGAGGGCCCGCGGAGCCTCGGCATCTCGTCGTCAGCCGACCAGGGGGTGAGGGCTAGGGTGTGCTGGGTGTGCTCGACCTTGGCGTAGCCGACAACCTTGCACCTGGTTGCTGAGCTGCGGGTTTCTGGCAAGCGATCTGTGTGCTCGGCGGTTCCCGGTCCTTCACGTCCTCCGGGGGCTCCCCGTCCAAGTCCTCCCCGTTGGCCGTCCACGGCGTCAGCAGGAGAAGCCGGGAACGGGGGGACCACACGCCCGGGGCTGTGCTCACTCGTACGCCGCCGCCCATGCCTCGGCCGCCGCGGTGAGTCTCATGCGCTGTGGGAGGGGGTCCTCGGCCGTCCGGCTCGCCCATGCGGCCCGGATGGTCCGGGCGAACACGGACAGCCGGTCGGGGTCCGCCTCGCGGTAAGCGGCGACGCCCCGCGCGACCCGGTCGGCCGCTTCCGCCGTGTGCCCGGCCGCGATCAGCCTGGGCACCCACAGGGCGGCGTCCGTCCATTCCGGGCCGGGGCACGACAGCGCCCAGTCGATCAGCCGGACCTGGGCAGCGGACACGATCAGGTTGAACTCCCTCATGTCCGTGTGCGCCAGCGAGTAGCCGTCCAGCGCCCCCGCGCCGTCCGGCGGGATGAACCGGGCCAGGCGGTCGCTCAGGGGCTTCTTGCGGATGGTGGCGGGCCACGGGTAGGACGACACCACGGCCAGCGAGGCGGCCACGAACGGCAGGTCCGTGGACTCCGGCGAGAAGGAGGGGTGACGGCCGGGCCAGAACTCGTACCCGTAGAAGCTCCACCCGCCTCCCTCCGCACGCCACTTGGGGAAGGCGGTCAGCGGGGCCACGGCGGACACGTCGGCCTCGTGTCCGTACACCCACGCCCCCGGGGCGTCCGTCGGTACGCCCTTGACGAACACCCGGTCACCGTTCGTCTCCAAGAGGCTGGCGAACGCGGAGTTGACCCCGTTGCCCGCGCTCTGCGCCTTGACGACGGGGCCTGTCAGTGCCTCTATGGCTTGCCGTACTTCGGCGGGGAGCTGGTCCCATGCGA
This is a stretch of genomic DNA from Kitasatospora fiedleri. It encodes these proteins:
- a CDS encoding phosphotransferase family protein — protein: MTRIAWDQLPAEVRQAIEALTGPVVKAQSAGNGVNSAFASLLETNGDRVFVKGVPTDAPGAWVYGHEADVSAVAPLTAFPKWRAEGGGWSFYGYEFWPGRHPSFSPESTDLPFVAASLAVVSSYPWPATIRKKPLSDRLARFIPPDGAGALDGYSLAHTDMREFNLIVSAAQVRLIDWALSCPGPEWTDAALWVPRLIAAGHTAEAADRVARGVAAYREADPDRLSVFARTIRAAWASRTAEDPLPQRMRLTAAAEAWAAAYE